A window from Mesorhizobium sp. WSM2240 encodes these proteins:
- a CDS encoding DUF3095 domain-containing protein encodes MENKLLDQPFFDTLPLFAEFEGVADAHNYRALPDDWSLATADIVDSTKAIAAGGYKSVNMAGASVISALLNALGRRDLPFVFGGDGALVAFPALATATVREALSAVQAWAADELELTMRAAIVPLADIRARGLDVRVARFQASGEVSYAMFTGGGASWAEAEMKAGRFTIEPAPAGTRPDLAGLSCRWNPIEARHGEIVSIIAVPGTAGSDMAFQQLVADIVALAGEEERGGHPVPPEGPGFSFPPTGLEAEARALAPKGKRFWPKLMILGQTALIGILSTLRLSLGRFDAVQYRSDVVRNSDFRKFDDGLKMTVDLDRERLRRIEERLERAEREGICSYGLHRQDSALMTCIVATPLQRDHIHFVDGAAGGYAMAANSLKAKAAA; translated from the coding sequence ATGGAAAACAAGCTCCTCGATCAACCGTTTTTCGACACGCTACCGCTGTTTGCGGAGTTCGAGGGTGTGGCCGACGCCCACAATTACCGTGCGCTGCCTGACGATTGGTCGCTGGCTACCGCCGATATCGTCGACTCGACCAAGGCGATCGCGGCCGGAGGCTACAAATCGGTCAACATGGCCGGCGCGAGCGTGATTTCGGCGCTGCTCAACGCGCTCGGCCGCCGCGACCTGCCATTCGTCTTTGGCGGCGATGGGGCGCTGGTCGCCTTCCCCGCCCTGGCCACCGCCACCGTCCGCGAGGCCCTGTCGGCCGTCCAGGCCTGGGCGGCGGACGAGTTGGAGCTGACGATGCGCGCGGCAATCGTGCCGTTAGCCGATATTCGCGCCCGGGGACTGGACGTCCGGGTGGCGCGGTTCCAGGCCAGCGGCGAGGTCTCCTACGCCATGTTCACCGGCGGCGGCGCGAGCTGGGCGGAAGCCGAGATGAAGGCCGGCCGCTTCACCATCGAGCCTGCCCCGGCCGGCACGCGGCCGGATCTGGCCGGGCTTTCGTGCCGCTGGAATCCAATCGAGGCGCGGCACGGCGAAATCGTCTCGATCATCGCCGTTCCGGGCACAGCCGGCAGCGACATGGCGTTCCAGCAACTGGTAGCCGATATTGTGGCGCTGGCGGGCGAGGAGGAGCGGGGCGGCCATCCGGTGCCGCCGGAGGGACCCGGTTTCAGCTTCCCGCCCACCGGGCTTGAAGCCGAGGCGCGCGCGCTTGCACCCAAAGGAAAGCGGTTCTGGCCCAAGCTGATGATTCTGGGCCAAACAGCTCTCATTGGCATCCTTTCAACGCTCCGCCTGTCGCTCGGGCGGTTCGATGCCGTCCAGTACCGGAGCGACGTCGTCCGGAATTCGGATTTCCGGAAGTTCGACGACGGCCTGAAGATGACGGTCGACCTCGACCGTGAGCGGTTGCGGCGGATTGAGGAGCGGCTCGAGCGGGCCGAACGCGAAGGCATATGCAGCTATGGGCTGCACCGGCAGGATTCGGCGCTGATGACCTGCATCGTCGCCACGCCGCTGCAGCGCGACCACATCCATTTCGTTGACGGAGCGGCGGGCGGATACGCAATGGCCGCGAACAGCCTTAAGGCGAAAGCGGCAGCCTGA
- a CDS encoding glycosyltransferase family 4 protein: MRIAYYAPLKSPDHPVPSGDRQMARMLKAALELAGHEVDLASEFRTFSVNLTADLHAAALAEARREIARLSALWETGNKPDLWFCYHPYYKAPDLLGSALSSRFAIPYVTAEASYSARRNTGIWAENQARLAEMVKRAALNICFTARDRDGLAEIAPEARFELLPPFIDVSAFIAPPPVADPSRLVAVGMMRPGDKMDSYRMLARALEQLGHLRWRLSIIGDGACRDEVETEFSRLPPERIEWLGERPLAEVAGLLSSAGLYVWPGCGEAYGLAYLEAQAAGLPVVAQAIAGVPEVVRHGTTGLLTPAGDVAAYAKAIERLLTDEHERQRLGAAARRFVLDERSLDAAARHLAAILPEART; the protein is encoded by the coding sequence ATGCGAATTGCCTACTACGCGCCGCTCAAATCGCCGGATCATCCTGTGCCGTCGGGCGACCGCCAGATGGCGCGGATGCTGAAAGCTGCGCTGGAGCTTGCCGGCCACGAGGTCGATCTCGCATCGGAGTTTCGGACTTTTTCTGTAAACCTGACGGCGGATTTGCATGCCGCGGCCCTGGCCGAAGCCCGGCGCGAAATCGCCCGCCTGTCGGCCCTGTGGGAAACCGGCAATAAGCCCGATCTCTGGTTCTGCTATCATCCCTACTACAAGGCCCCCGACCTCCTCGGGTCGGCACTTTCCTCCCGCTTCGCCATCCCTTATGTTACGGCGGAAGCTTCGTATTCGGCCCGCCGAAACACCGGGATATGGGCCGAAAACCAGGCGCGGTTGGCGGAAATGGTGAAGCGCGCCGCGCTGAATATCTGCTTCACCGCCAGGGACCGCGACGGACTGGCCGAGATCGCGCCCGAGGCCCGCTTCGAGCTGCTGCCGCCCTTCATCGATGTCTCGGCATTCATCGCGCCGCCACCCGTCGCCGATCCGTCCCGTCTGGTAGCGGTCGGCATGATGCGTCCCGGCGACAAGATGGACAGCTACCGGATGCTTGCCCGCGCGCTGGAGCAGCTTGGGCATCTGCGTTGGCGCCTGTCGATCATCGGCGACGGCGCTTGCCGTGACGAGGTGGAGACCGAGTTTTCGCGGCTACCGCCGGAGCGCATAGAATGGCTGGGCGAAAGGCCGCTGGCCGAAGTGGCCGGGCTTCTGAGCAGCGCCGGCCTTTACGTCTGGCCGGGCTGCGGCGAAGCCTATGGTCTCGCCTATCTCGAAGCCCAGGCGGCGGGTCTGCCGGTCGTGGCGCAGGCGATTGCGGGCGTGCCCGAGGTCGTCCGGCATGGAACAACCGGCCTGCTGACGCCGGCCGGCGATGTCGCCGCATATGCAAAGGCTATCGAGCGGCTGCTGACGGATGAGCACGAAAGGCAGCGATTGGGCGCCGCCGCACGGCGGTTCGTCCTTGACGAGCGCTCGCTCGATGCGGCAGCCAGGCACTTGGCTGCGATCCTGCCAGAGGCCCGAACATGA
- a CDS encoding polysaccharide deacetylase family protein — translation MTPDEIWRPLTTELARWRQTGRTAEFWLRDDDAIEPTAALDRLLAMTAARAPVALAVIPAWTGAPLAERLARENHVTVAVHGWSHENHALQGEKKQELGRHLPREVVLAELSEGRSRLELLHAGRFAPVLVPPWNRIDADLLPHLAGIGFSALSVFGAPRPSPLRMLNSTVDIMDWRGNCGRDHAALIAEIVAQLEAAFRGVGGPVGLLSHHLVHDEVAWSFLDRLFEVTEASGACRWRSLGELLA, via the coding sequence ATGACACCCGACGAAATCTGGCGACCGCTGACAACCGAACTGGCGCGCTGGCGGCAGACTGGCCGAACGGCCGAATTCTGGCTGCGCGACGACGATGCGATCGAGCCGACGGCCGCGCTCGACCGGCTGCTCGCGATGACGGCGGCTCGCGCGCCGGTCGCGCTTGCGGTCATTCCGGCCTGGACCGGAGCGCCATTGGCCGAGCGGTTGGCGCGCGAAAACCATGTCACGGTGGCGGTGCACGGCTGGTCGCACGAGAACCATGCGCTGCAAGGCGAGAAGAAGCAGGAACTCGGTCGCCATCTCCCCCGCGAGGTAGTGCTGGCCGAACTTTCGGAAGGGCGCTCGCGCCTGGAGCTACTGCACGCCGGGCGTTTCGCGCCCGTGCTGGTTCCGCCATGGAACAGGATCGATGCTGACCTGCTGCCGCACCTCGCCGGCATTGGCTTCTCGGCGCTGTCGGTGTTCGGCGCGCCCAGGCCGAGCCCCTTGCGCATGCTCAACAGCACTGTGGACATCATGGATTGGCGCGGCAATTGCGGCCGCGATCATGCCGCGCTCATTGCTGAAATCGTGGCGCAGCTCGAAGCCGCATTCCGGGGCGTGGGCGGTCCTGTCGGCCTATTGAGCCATCACCTTGTGCATGACGAGGTGGCTTGGTCGTTCCTCGACCGCCTGTTCGAGGTCACGGAAGCGAGCGGCGCTTGCCGTTGGCGGTCGCTCGGCGAACTGCTTGCCTGA